The Aspergillus luchuensis IFO 4308 DNA, chromosome 7, nearly complete sequence genome has a segment encoding these proteins:
- a CDS encoding flavin-linked sulfhydryl oxidase (COG:O;~EggNog:ENOG410PP4X;~InterPro:IPR036774,IPR017905,IPR039799;~PFAM:PF04777;~go_function: GO:0016971 - flavin-linked sulfhydryl oxidase activity [Evidence IEA];~go_function: GO:0016972 - thiol oxidase activity [Evidence IEA];~go_process: GO:0055114 - oxidation-reduction process [Evidence IEA]) yields MADTTPPSDTQKHLFIHQQPATPSSSTQQQAPAPATTKDDSVPAGMTKLPNGVILDKDGKPCRLCTSAASWRALTKQAKSTPTTTSSTSSTTIPKALTTTPGYTDCPPDSEALGRSTWTFLHSLTASYPAQASSEQQSEMRQFLGIFSKLYPCWVCAEDFRTWMAEPSGENQPRLGGRKEFGDWMCRAHNEVNRKLGKSEFDCRFWEERWRKGWGDGRCE; encoded by the exons ATGGCAGACACAACGCCACCATCAGACACACAAAAAcacctcttcatccaccaacaacctgctacgccttcatcctccacccaacaacaagcCCCAGCGCCAGCGACAACAAAAGATGACTCCGTCCCCGCAGGCATGACCAAACTCCCCAACGGAGTCATCCTCGACAAGGACGGAAAGCC ATGCCGCCTCTgcacctccgccgcctcctGGCGCGCCCTGACCAAACAAGCCAAATCAACccccaccacaaccagcagcaccagcagcaccaccatcccaaaagccctcaccaccacccccggcTACACAGACTGCCCACCGGACTCAGAAGCCCTCGGCCGCTCCACCTGGACCTTCCTGCACTCATTGACAGCGTCGTACCCGGCGCAAGCGTCCAGCGAACAACAGTCCGAGATGCGCCAGTTCCTGGGGATATTCTCGAAGTTGTATCCGTGCTGGGTGTGTGCGGAGGACTTCCGGACGTGGATGGCGGAGCCGAGTGGGGAGAATCAGCCCAGGTTGGGCGGACGGAAGGAGTTCGGGGATTGGATGTGTAGGGCGCATAATGAGGTGAATCGCAAATTGGGGAAGAGTGAGTTTGATTGTAGGTTTTGGGAggagaggtggaggaaggggtggggggatgggaggtgtgagtga
- a CDS encoding putative transcriptional regulator (COG:K;~EggNog:ENOG410PR9K;~InterPro:IPR037647), with product MAPRYALSSSEPESEAESASGRPADDVLEKALRDAVTQVYKSGKMEELTVKRVRLAAEKELQLEEGFYKTQGDWKTRSEQIIKDQVEEEEKATQEPVPDDEEEAASSASEDAKPAKRARPEKPSTSRKRHKKSASESDGGDAANGSPDEDEDKVEKVPKKQTKATPKKQQSPKTSEDYVQDSDEEEGAKPEKAEETPKDDSESELSVVLDEEPKPKPNRKRQKSAEAPPRKGRKQTTAKGKDADIDPNQAEIKRLQGWLLKCGIRKMWARELAPYDTPKAKINHLKGMLKDAGMEGRYSVEKANRIREERELKADLEMVQEGAKRWGKESGSENSDDSRPKRRLNRGRKSLAFLESEGEETD from the exons ATGGCGCCACGATACGCCCTTTCAAGTTCGGAGCCCGAGTCGGAAGCTGAATCTGCGTCTGGTCGACCCGCCGATGATGTCTTGGAGAAGGCACTGCGTGATGCGGTTACGCAGGTGTACAAGTCGggcaagatggaggaattGACGGTGAAGCGGGTGCGGCTAgctgcggagaaggagctCCAGTTGGAGGAGGGCTTTTACAAGACTCAGGGGGATTGGAAGACAAGGAGTGAGCAGATTATCAAGGATCAGGTG gaggaggaagagaaagctaCCCAGGAGCCTGTGccggatgacgaggaagaggccgCTTCATCTGCCTCCGAAGACGCAAAGCCTGCCAAACGAGCGAGACCAGAGAAGCCATCGACATCGCGCAAGCGTCACAAGAAAAGCGCTTCGGAAtccgatggcggagatgcaGCCAACGGATCAccagacgaggatgaagacaagGTAGAAAAGGTCCCGAAGAAACAGACCAAGGCAACACCAAAGAAGCAGCAATCACCTAAAACTTCTGAAGACTACGTTCAAGAttcggacgaggaagaaggggcaAAGCCAGAGAAAGCCGAAGAAACGCCAAAAGACGACTCTGAGAGCGAACTTTCAGTTGTCCTCGACGAGGAGCCTAAACCGAAGCCGAACCGCAAGCGACAGAAAAGTGCCGAGGCACCCCCGCGCAAGGGCAGGAAACAGACCACGGCAAAGGGAAAGGATGCGGATATTGACCCGAACCAAGCAGAAATCAAGCGGTTGCAAGGCTGGCTTTTGAAGTGCGGGATCCGCAAGATGTGGGCACGGGAGCTGGCTCCCTACGATACGCCCAAAGCGAAGATCAATCACCTCAAGGGCATGCTGAAAGACGCAGGCATGGAGGGTCGCTACTCAGTTGAGAAGGCTAATCGTATCCGCGAGGAGCGTGAACTCAAAGCTGATCTGGAGATGGTCCAAGAAGGAGCCAAGCGATGGGGTAAAGAAAGCGGCAGCGAGAACAGTGATGATAGTCGACCAAAGCGGCGGCTGAATCGCGGGCGGAAGAGTCTGGCCTTTTTAGAgagcgagggagaggaaacGGACTGA
- the APL2 gene encoding putative AP-1 adaptor complex subunit beta (COG:U;~EggNog:ENOG410PFBW;~InterPro:IPR016024,IPR011989,IPR026739,IPR016342, IPR002553;~PFAM:PF01602,PF12717;~go_component: GO:0030117 - membrane coat [Evidence IEA];~go_function: GO:0030276 - clathrin binding [Evidence IEA];~go_process: GO:0006886 - intracellular protein transport [Evidence IEA];~go_process: GO:0015031 - protein transport [Evidence IEA];~go_process: GO:0016192 - vesicle-mediated transport [Evidence IEA]), translating to MAMSKIRGAFAVPRKGETFELRAGLVSQYAYERKESIQKTIMAMTLGKDVSALFPDVLKNIATSDLEQKKLVYLYLMNYAKSHPDLCILAVNTFVQDSEDPNPLIRALAIRTMGCIRVDKMVDYMEEPLRKTLRDESPYVRKTAAICVAKLFDLNPAMCLENGFLEMLQEMIGDPNPMVVANSVTALSEIYHAAPETQALKVTSNTLRKLLMALNECTEWGRVTILTTLAEYRTNEVTESEHICERVAPQFQHANPSVVLAAVKVVFLHMRNVNYELAKNYLKKMAPPLVTLVSSAPEVQYVALRNIDLLLQKQPDILNKELRVFFCKYNDPPYVKFQKLEIMVRIANDRNVDQLLAELKEYALEVDMDFVRRAVKAIGQVAIKIESASEKCVNTLLDLINTKVNYVVQEAIVVIKDIFRKYPGYEGIIPTLCKCIDELDEPNARAALIWIVGQYAEKISNAGDILAGFVEGFNEEFSQTQLQILTAVVKLFLKRPEKAQGLVQKVLQAATAENDNPDVRDRAYVYWRLLSNTSDPNATKNIVLSDKPPIVTTIHSLPPNLLDQLLSELSTLASVYHKPPEQFVGQGRFGADAVQRAAIEEQIQNARENPLAAAAAAAAATGSAPPPQAQSNVENLLDIDFDGTAPASAQKEPGAGMSGLEGLAGTPVRVESPAAGAPSGSNNLDDLLGVFGDGAAAAAAPASGSGAPSGGAGADLMNGFEGLDLSGGGMASPPPGGSQPKKTNEDILSLF from the exons ATGGCTATGAGTAAGATTAGGGGGGCCTTTGCGGTCCCCAGAAAAGGAGAGACCTTCGAATTGCGAGCTGGTCTTGT ATCTCAATATGCATATGAACG GAAGGAGTCCATTCAGAAGACCATCATGGCCATGACGTTGGGCAAGGACGTTTCCGCTCTGTTTCCGGATGTCCTCAAGAACATTGCGACCAGCGATCTCGAGCAGAAGAAACTAGTATACCTCTATCTCAT GAACTACGCCAAATCTCACCCGGACCTTTGCATTCTCGCCGTCAACACCTTCGTACAAGACTCCGAAGACCCGAACCCCCTCATCAGGGCTCTCGCGATCCGAACAATGGGATGTATCCGCGTGGACAAGATGGTGGATTATATGGAGGAGCCCCTCCGCAAGACGCTTCGCGATGAGTCGCCATATGTCCGTAAGACCGCCGCGATTTGTGTAGCGAAGCTCTTCGACCTGAACCCCGCTATGTGCCTGGAAAACGGCTTCCTGGAGATGCTGCAAGAGATGATTGGTGATCCTAACCCCATGGTTGTCGCCAACTCCGTCACCGCACTGTCCGAAATATACCATGCTGCCCCTGAAACGCAAGCCCTCAAGGTGACCTCCAACACTCTGCGCAAACTTCTCATGGCCTTGAACGAGTGCACGGAATGGGGTCGAGTCACGATTTTGACTACTCTGGCCGAGTACAGAACCAATGAAGTGACTGAATCTGAACACATTTGCGAAAGGGTTGCTCCCCAATTCCAACATGCCAATCCTAGTGTTGTCCTGGCGGCCGTTAAAGTGGTATTCCTCCATATGAGGAACGTCAACTATGAGCTGGCGAAGAATtacctgaagaagatggctccCCCACTTG TAACGCTGGTGTCGTCGGCGCCCGAAGTCCAGTATGTTGCTTTACGGAACATTGATCTGTTGTTGCAGAAGCAGCCTGATATCCTGAACAAGGAACTGCGGGTCTTCTTCTGCAAGTACAATGATCCACCTTATGTTAAGTTCCAGAAGCTGGAGATTATGGTCCGCATAGCCAACGACCGCAACGTCGACCAGCTCCTGGCAGAGCTGAAGGAGTACGCGCTGGAGGTGGACATGGACTTTGTGCGTCGTGCCGTCAAAGCTATCGGTCAGGTCGCCATCAAGATCGAGAGCGCCAGCGAAAAGTGTGTCAACACCCTGCTGGACCTCATTAACACCAAGGTCAATTATGTGGTGCAAGAGGCGATCGTGGTCATCAAGGACATCTTCCGCAAATATCCCGGCTACGAAGGAATCATTCCCACTCTCTGCAAGTGCATCGATGAACTGGATGAACCTAATGCGCGCGCTGCGCTCATCTGGATTGTTGGTCAGTatgcggagaagatcagCAACGCGGGTGACATTCTTGCTGGTTTCGTGGAAGGCTTCAATGAGGAGTTCTCTCAG ACCCAGCTGCAGATCTTGACCGCTGTCGTCAAGCTCTTCCTCAAGCGGCCCGAGAAGGCTCAGGGGCTTGTCCAGAAAGTGCTGCAGGCGGCCACGGCTGAGAATGACAACCCCGATGTCCGCGATAGGGCTTACGTGTATTGGCGTTTGCTGTCCAACACGAGCGACCCCAATGCTACGAAGAACATCGTATTGTCTGACAAACCGCCGATCGTCACCACAATCCACTCTCTTCCCCCGAATCTCCTCGATCAGCTACTGAGCGAACTATCCACCCTCGCATCTGTCTACCACAAGCCTCCGGAGCAATTCGTTGGACAGGGCAGATTCGGTGCAGATGCCGTGCAAAGAGCTGCCATCGA GGAACAAATCCAAAACGCTCGGGAGAATCCgttggcggcagcggcggcagcagcagcagctactgGCAGTGCTCCGCCTCCGCAAGCCCAGAGCAACGTCGAGAATTTGTTGGATATCGACTTCGATGGCACCGCGCCGGCATCTGCTCAGAAAGAACCGGGCGCTGGGATGTCAGGTCTCGAAGGCCTTGCTGGAACGCCCGTGCGGGTGGAATCTCCGGCCGCAGGGGCACCTTCTGGAAGCAACAACCTGGACGACCTGCTCGGAGTTTTTGGCGatggcgccgccgccgccgccgccccaGCCAGCGGGAGCGGTGCTCCCAgtggcggtgctggtgcAGACTTGATGAATGGCTTTGAGGGGCTGGACCTGTCTGGAGGTGGCATggcttcaccacctcctgGAGGAAGCCAACCAAAGAAGACAAACGAGGATATTTTGTCGTTATTCTGA
- a CDS encoding coatomer subunit alpha (COG:U;~EggNog:ENOG410PH6I;~InterPro:IPR001680,IPR036322,IPR019775,IPR015943, IPR010714,IPR016391,IPR006692,IPR020472,IPR011044, IPR017986;~PFAM:PF06957,PF04053;~go_component: GO:0030117 - membrane coat [Evidence IEA];~go_component: GO:0030126 - COPI vesicle coat [Evidence IEA];~go_function: GO:0005198 - structural molecule activity [Evidence IEA];~go_function: GO:0005515 - protein binding [Evidence IEA];~go_process: GO:0006886 - intracellular protein transport [Evidence IEA];~go_process: GO:0016192 - vesicle-mediated transport [Evidence IEA]), giving the protein MQSSPNMLTKFESKSSRAKGIAFHPKRPWILVSLHSSTIQLWDYRMGTLIDRFEEHDGPVRGIDFHPTQPLFVSGGDDYKIKVWNYQTRRCMFTLNGHLDYVRTVFFHHELPWILSCSDDQTIRIWNWQNRSLICTMTGHNHYVMCAQFHPTEDLIASASLDQSVRIWDISGLRKKHSAPTSMSFEDQMARANPAQADMFGNTDAVVKFVLEGHDRGVNWVSFHPTLPLIVSAGDDRLIKLWRMSDTKAWEVDTCRGHFQNASACLFHPHQDLILSVGEDKTIRCWDLNKRTSVQSFKRDLDRFWVIAAHPEINLFAAGHDTGVMVFKLERERPASAVYQNQLFYITKEKHVKSYDFAKNVETPPMLSLRKLGSPWVPPRTLSYNPAERAILVTSPTDSGVYELIHLPRDATGAVEPTDVKRGQGSSAVFVARNRFAVFSQGNQQVDIKDLSNSTTKSIKPPAGTTDIYFGGTGCLLFITPTNVVLFDIQQKKQLAELAVSGVKYVVWSNDGLYAALLSKHNVTIVTKSLEQVSSLHETIRIKSAAWDDAGVLLYSTLNHVKYSLLNGDNGIIRTLDQTVYLVKVKGRNVYCLDRNAKPRVLEIDPTEYRFKLALVKRNYDEMLQIIKTSSLVGQSIISYLQKKGYPEIALQFVQDPQTRFELALECGNLEVAIEMARELDRPKLWSRLGAEALAHGNHQTVEMAYQKQRNFDKLSFLYLSTGDQEKLSRMAKIAEHRGDFTSRFQNAIYRGDVEDRIQMFKEVDQYPLAYLTAKSHGLTEEAESILEACGLTEDQITLPSIEEPARVPHPIVPTFKSNWPVKAAGHSSFEKALLGEVGAGDEEAAAIEFEPEEEDEAITARDTLEDEEEDVAGWDMGDEINVEEDVDFVNVDSAEAGAGSTEADLWARNSPLAADHVAAGSFETAMQLLNRQVGAVNFAPLKPRFLEVYKASKTFLPATTGLPPLVNYVRRTVDETDSRKVLPIIPKDLETIANVDLQEGYAAMRANKLEDGVRIFRNILNSVLVNTVSSEAEVEQAKKIIETAREYILAMSIELERRSIPTDTPDNLKRSLELSAYFTIPKLEVAHRQLALMAAMKLAFANKNYSSALSFANRMLANGGSPKLLEQAKKIKLQCERSPQDKIDIEFDQFAEFDICAASFTPIYGGSPSVSDPFTGAKYHEQYKGTVCRISQVTEIGAPASGLRLFVPGQY; this is encoded by the exons ATGCAGTCCTCCCCAAACATGCTCACCAAG TTTGAATCCAAATCCTCCCGCGCAAAGGGAATTGCCTTCCATCCCAAGCG GCCATGGATCCTAGTATCCCTTcattcatccaccatccaatTATGGGATTACCGCATGGGAACTCTCATTGATCGCTTCGAAGAACATGATGGCCCCGTTCGTGGCATTGACTTCCACCCGACACAGCCCCTCTTCGTTTCCGGAGGTGACGACTACAAGATCAAGGTCTGGAACTACCAGACTCGTCGTTGCATGTTCACACTGAATGGCCATCTGGACTACGTACGGACGGTATTCTTCCATCATGAGCTGCCATGGATCCTTTCATGCTCGGACGATCAGACCATCAGAATCTGGAACTGGCAGAACCGCTCCTTGA TCTGCACCATGACCGGCCACAACCACTATGTAATGTGCGCGCAGTTCCATCCTACCGAAGACCTCatcgcctccgcctccttggACCAGTCGGTTCGCATCTGGGATATTTCGGGTTTGCGGAAGAAGCACTCGGCCCCGACGTCCATGTCCTTCGAAGACCAGATGGCCCGCGCCAATCCCGCCCAGGCAGATATGTTCGGAAACACTGATGCGGTGGTGAAGTTCGTTCTGGAGGGTCACGACCGGGGCGTCAACTGGGTGTCTTTCCACCCAACCCTGCCCCTGATTGTCTCCGCGGGTGACGATCGTCTCATCAAGCtgtggaggatgagtg ACACAAAGGCATGGGAGGTGGACACTTGCCGTGGACATTTCCAGAATGCCTCTGCTTGTCTGTTCCACCCACACCAGGACCTGATCCTTTCCGTTGGTGAGGACAAGACTATTCGGTGCTGGGATCTGAACAAGCGCACATCCGTCCAGTCGTTCAAGCGCGATTTGGACCGCTTCTGGGTTATTGCTGCTCACCCGGAGATCAACTTGTTCGCTGCTGGTCACGACACCGGTGTCATGGTGTTCAAATTGGAGCGTGAGCGCCCTGCCTCGGCCGTCTACCAGAACCAGCTCTTCTACATCACGAAGGAGAAGCACGTCAAGTCGTATGACTTTGCCAAGAACGTCGAGACCCCTCCTATGCTGTCGTTGCGCAAGCTCGGATCCCCTTGGGTGCCGCCTCGCACCCTCTCTTACAACCCCGCTGAACGTGCCATCCTGGTTACCTCTCCTACCGATAGTGGCGTGTACGAACTGATTCACCTCCCGCGCGATGCCACTGGTGCCGTTGAGCCTACGGATGTCAAGCGTGGTCAGGGCTCTTCTGCTGTCTTTGTTGCCCGCAACCGATTCGCCGTCTTCAGCCAGGGCAACCAACAGGTGGACATCAAGGATCTGAGCAACTCGACCACGAAATCGATCAAGCCCCCGGCCGGCACCACTGACATCTACTTTGGCGGTACTGGATGCCTGCTCTTCATCACGCCCACCAACGTTGTCCTCTTCGACatccagcagaagaagcaactgGCGGAGCTGGCTGTGAGCGGTGTCAAGTATGTTGTCTGGTCTAACGACGGCCTTTACGCTGCTCTGCTCAGCAAGCACAACGTCACTATTGTGACCAAGTCCCTTGAGCAGGTGAGCAGCTTGCACGAAACGATCCGGATCAAGAGCGCAGCCTGGGATGACGCTGGCGTCCTTCTCTACTCCACCTTGAACCACGTTAAATACTCCCTTCTGAACGG TGACAACGGTATCATTCGCACTCTGGACCAGACGGTCTACCTCGTCAAGGTCAAGGGTCGCAATGTCTACTGTCTGGATCGTAATGCCAAGCCTCGCGTTCTGGAGATTGACCCTACCGAGTACCGTTTCAAGCTTGCCCTTGTCAAGAGGAACTACGATGAAATGCTTCAGATCATCAAGACTTCCAGCTTGGTCGGTCAAAGTATCATCTCCtacctgcagaagaagggTTACCCTGAGATCGCGCTGCAGTTCGTACAAGACCCCCAGACCCGCTTCGAGCTCGCGCTGGAGTGCGGCAACCTGGAGGTGGCTATTGAGATGGCTAGGGAACTCGACCGTCCCAAATTGTGGAGCAGACTCGGAGCTGAGGCTTTGGCTCATGGTAATCACCAGACGGTTGAGATGGCCTACCAGAAGCAAAGGAACTTTGACAAGCTGTCTTTCCTGTACCTCTCCACTGGTGACCAGGAGAAGCTGTCAAGAATGGCCAAGATTGCCGAACACCGTGGCGATTTCACCTCGCGCTTCCAGAATGCGATCTACCGTGGCGACGTTGAAGACCGGATTCAGATGTTCAAGGAAGTTGACCAAT ATCCCCTCGCATACCTCACTGCCAAGTCTCATGGACTGACGGAAGAGGCTGAGTCGATCCTCGAGGCTTGCGGGCTTACCGAGGACCAgatcaccctcccctccatcgaGGAGCCTGCACGGGTCCCCCACCCAATTGTCCCCACCTTCAAGTCCAACTGGCCTGTCAAGGCTGCTGGTCATTCCTCATTCGAGAAGGCCCTTCTTGGAGAGGTTGGCGCcggcgacgaggaggctgcggcgATCGAGTTTGAgcccgaggaggaggacgaggctaTCACTGCACGCGACACcctcgaggatgaggaagaagacgttGCTGGCTGGGACATGGGAGACGAGATCAATGTCGAGGAGGACGTTGACTTTGTGAACGTGGACAGCGCAGAGGCCGGTGCAGGCAGCACCGAGGCCGACCTGTGGGCGCGCAACTCCCCTCTAGCAGCCGACCATGTCGCCGCTGGCTCCTTCGAGACTGCTATGCAACTGCTTAACCGTCAAGTCGGAGCGGTCAACTTTGCTCCTCTCAAGCCGCGGTTCTTGGAGGTGTACAAGGCCTCCAAGACTTTCCTCCCAGCGACCACTGGCCTGCCCCCGTTGGTCAACTATGTGCGCCGCACTGTCGATGAGACGGATAGCCGCAAGGTCCTGCCTATCATCCCGAAGGACCTGGAGACAATCGCCAACGTGGATCTGCAGGAGGGTTACGCCGCCATGCGGGCCAacaagctggaagatggcgTGCGGATCTTCCGCAACATCCTAAACTCCGTTCTGGTCAACACTGTCTCGTccgaggcggaggtggagcaggccaagaagatcatcgaGACTGCTCGGGAATACATCCTGGCCATGTCTATTGAACTGGAGCGCCGTTCCATCCCCACTGACACTCCCGACAACCTCAAGCGAAGCCTCGAGCTTTCTGCTTACTTCACGATCCCCAAGCTGGAGGTTGCACACCGGCAATTGGCACTTATGGCTGCCATGAAGCTGGCCTTTGCCAACAAGAACTACTCTTCGGCCCTCAGCTTTGCCAACCGCATGCTGGCTAACGGTGGCTCGCCCAAGCTTCTGGAACAG gccaagaagatcaagctGCAATGCGAGCGCAGCCCGCAAGACAAGATCGACATCGAATTCGACCAATTTGCCGAATTCGATATTTGTGCTGCCTCGTTCACACCGATCTACGGCGGCTCACCGAGCGTGTCGGACCCGTTCACGGGCGCCAAGTACCACGAGCAGTACAAGGGCACCGTGTGCCGGATCTCGCAGGTGACGGAGATCGGCGCGCCGGCCAGCGGGCTGCGGTTGTTCGTCCCGGGTCAGTactga
- the TRP5_2 gene encoding tryptophan synthetase (BUSCO:EOG09260XOG;~COG:E;~EggNog:ENOG410PFFQ;~InterPro:IPR002028,IPR011060,IPR023026,IPR001926, IPR036052,IPR013785,IPR018204,IPR006654,IPR006653;~PFAM:PF00291,PF00290;~go_function: GO:0003824 - catalytic activity [Evidence IEA];~go_function: GO:0004834 - tryptophan synthase activity [Evidence IEA];~go_process: GO:0000162 - tryptophan biosynthetic process [Evidence IEA];~go_process: GO:0006568 - tryptophan metabolic process [Evidence IEA]), which yields MDQLKKTFARCAQEGRPALVTYVTAGFPTAAETPDIMLAMQAGGADVIELGLPFTDPIADGPTIQMSNLKALDNGVTISSMLQMVKDARERGLHVPVLFMGYYNPIMRYGESELLAASRTAGVDGFIIVDLPPEEAVRFRNQCRDAGLSYVPLIAPSTTEDRMKTLCGIADSFIYLVSRMGVTGVTGTLSHDLPELMKRVKHLSGGVPVAVGFGVSTREQFLGVTSVADGAVIGSEIIAQLANAPAGQGAAIIQDYCSQITCRTVKPTEPHSVPENPHSSSSSPSSNLPVSEQSTEAPKPGRFGAFGGQYVPEALTTCLNELEAGFNTAIDDPTFWAEYRSYYPYIGRPSSLHQAPRLTSHAGGATIWLKREDLNHTGSHKINNALGQILLARRLGKTEIIAETGAGQHGVATATVCAKFGMKCTVYMGSEDVRRQALNVFRMRLLGATVIPVESGSRTLRDAVNEAFRAWITRLNTTHYIIGSAIGPHPFPTIVRTFQSIIGQETKNQLAQQINRLPDAVVACVGGGSNAVGMFYPFSEDPSVQLIGVEAGGDGTTGPEHHCATLSSGSGSVGVFHGVRTYVLQNEHGQISGTHSVSAGLDYPGVGPELAHWKEVGRARFISATDDEALEGLRLLCRLEGILPALETAHAIAKVVDVAREVGVGGHVVLCVSGRGDKDVDTVMGVEGMA from the exons ATGGATCAACTAAAGAAAACTTTCGCCCGGTGTGCGCAGGAGGGCCGGCCAGCCCTTGTGACTTATGTCACGGCTGGCTTCCCTACGGCAGCAGAGACTCCAGACATTATGCTTGCAATGCAGGCTGGAGGAGCAG ATGTCATTGAACTCGGTCTCCCTTTCACGGATCCTATTGCCGACGGCCCTACCATTCAAATGTCAAACCTTAAGGCGCTCGATAACGGTGTCACCATATCCTCTATGTTGCAAATGGTTAAGGATGCTCGTGAAAGAGGTCTGCACGTTCCCGTTCTCTTCATGGGTTACTATAACCCGATTATGCGTTATGGGGAATCCGAGCTCCTCGCTGCGAGCAGGACAGCGGGGGTGGATGGCTTCATCATTGTCGATCTACCGCCCGAGGAAGCTGTTCGATTCCGGAATCAGTGTAGGGATGCTGG TCTTTCCTACGTCCCATTGATAGCCCCGTCGACCACAGAGGACCGCATGAAAACTCTCTGCGGAATTGCCGATTcctttatatatcttgtgTCCAGAATGGGTGTCACTGGCGTCACTGGCACTTTGAGTCACGATCTCCCGGAACTAATGAAGCGCGTGAAGCATCTTTCCGGCGGAGTACCGGTGGCCGTTGGCTTCGGCGTCAGCACCCGTGAACAGTTCCTCGGCGTCACTTCTGTCGCAGACGGCGCCGTCATTGGCAGTGAGATAATCGCCCAGCTGGCAAACGCCCCTGCAGGCCAGGGTGCAGCTATCATCCAAGACTACTGCTCTCAGATTACATGTCGGACAGTCAAGCCAACTGAACCTCACTCTGTCCCAGAGAACCCTcactcatcttcgtcatcaccatcatcaaacCTCCCTGTCTCAGAGCAGTCAACTGAAGCGCCCAAGCCCGGCCGCTTCGGCGCCTTCGGCGGCCAATACGTACCAGAAGCCCTAACGACATGTCTCAACGAACTAGAAGCCGGCTTCAACACCGCCATCGACGATCCAACCTTCTGGGCTGAATACCGTTCTTACTACCCCTACATCGGACGGCCCTCATCCCTACACCAAGCCCCACGCCTCACCTCCCACGCCGGAGGCGCCACCATCTGGCTAAAGCGCGAAGACCTCAACCACACCGGCTCACACAAAATCAACAACGCCCTCGGCcagatcctcctcgcccgccGACTCGGCAAGACCGAGATCATCGCCGAAACAGGAGCCGGCCAACATGGCGTAGCAACCGCCACCGTATGCGCCAAATTCGGCATGAAATGCACCGTATACATGGGCTCCGAAGACGTCCGCCGCCAGGCCCTCAACGTCTTCCGGATGCGCCTCCTCGGCGCCACCGTCATCCCCGTAGAATCCGGGTCCCGCACACTCCGCGATGCCGTCAACGAAGCCTTTCGCGCGTGGATCACGCGCCTTAACACCACCCACTACATCATCGGCTCAGCTATCGGTCCACACCCCTTCCCCACAATCGTCCGCACCTTCCAATCCATCATCGGCCAGGAAACCAAAAACCAGCTGGCGCAGCAAATCAATCGTCTCCCTGATGCAGTGGTCGCCTGTGTAGGCGGCGGCTCTAACGCCGTCGGCATGTTCTACCCTTTCTCTGAAGACCCCAGTGTCCAGTTGATCGGCGTGGAAGCCGGCGGCGATGGTACCACCGGCCCGGAGCACCACTGCGCTACCTTATCCTCTGGGTCTGGCTCAGTAGGCGTGTTCCATGGAGTGCGGACGTACGTACTTCAAAACGAACATGGGCAGATCTCCGGTACGCATTCCGTGTCCGCGGGGCTGGATTATCCTGGGGTCGGACCGGAACTGGCGCATTGGAAGGAGGTGGGCAGAGCGAGGTTCATCTCGGCGACGGATGACGAGGCGCTggaggggttgaggttgttgtgTCGGTTGGAAGGGATTTTGCCGGCGTTGGAGACGGCGCATGCGATTGCcaaggtggtggatgtggcgAGAGAAGTTGGAGTGGGTGGTCATGTTGTTTTGTGTGTtagtgggaggggggataaAGATGTTGATACGGttatgggggtggaggggatggcTTAG